A genomic region of Mycobacterium sp. Aquia_213 contains the following coding sequences:
- a CDS encoding DUF998 domain-containing protein — protein MAALGYLALEALAAAGFGPAYSYSRNYISDLGVNGDSPRSYLIHIAFYLQGVLFFLGAALMVDIRDNRRAQIFLGLVATNAIGNIVIGTVYSGDVHRAGALLAIVGGNAAILAGSAVIAADGGWRWYRHISELVADLGLLSLVMLLVNSATSKTNLLPSGAWERGSVYSIITWQLLTAVYVISCADGPAVSRRPPGPRR, from the coding sequence GTGGCAGCCCTCGGCTATCTCGCGCTCGAGGCCCTGGCAGCCGCGGGTTTCGGTCCTGCCTACAGCTATTCACGCAACTACATCAGCGATCTCGGGGTCAACGGCGACTCCCCGCGGTCCTACTTGATCCACATCGCGTTCTACCTGCAGGGCGTTCTGTTCTTTCTTGGCGCAGCGCTCATGGTGGACATTCGCGACAATCGAAGAGCCCAAATCTTTTTGGGCTTGGTTGCGACGAATGCGATCGGCAACATCGTGATCGGAACGGTGTACAGCGGCGACGTGCATCGCGCCGGTGCCCTGCTGGCAATCGTTGGAGGCAACGCCGCGATTCTGGCGGGCTCCGCAGTCATTGCGGCGGATGGCGGCTGGCGCTGGTACCGCCACATCTCGGAACTTGTCGCGGACCTTGGCCTGCTGAGTCTGGTGATGTTGCTGGTCAACTCGGCGACATCCAAGACCAACCTGCTGCCGAGCGGCGCGTGGGAGCGCGGGAGCGTCTACTCGATCATCACGTGGCAGCTGCTTACCGCCGTTTACGTGATTAGCTGCGCTGACGGACCAGCCGTTTCTCGACGGCCCCCAGGACCGCGTCGCTGA
- a CDS encoding ABC transporter permease: protein MIWQLATAGTGYFSPSQLPPPAEVVSALGDLLRRGELWTHLQASGSRVLVGYLAGAAAGLTLGSLIGLSVGVRRLFAPTVAAFRTVPSLAWVPLLLLWFGIDETPKILMVAIGAFFPVYTTTASALSHVDPQLLEVGRAYGRRGASLLTTVMLPAAAPELVNGLRLGLANAWLFVVAAELIASSKGLGFLLLDSQNTGRTDVMLLAIVLLAALGKLSDAVLGAVEKRLVRQRS, encoded by the coding sequence GTGATCTGGCAGCTGGCCACCGCGGGCACGGGGTATTTCTCGCCCAGCCAGCTCCCACCGCCGGCCGAGGTGGTGTCCGCGCTGGGCGACCTGCTGCGGCGCGGTGAACTGTGGACCCACTTGCAGGCCAGCGGTTCTCGAGTTCTGGTCGGCTACCTGGCCGGCGCCGCCGCTGGGCTGACGCTGGGTTCGCTCATCGGGCTATCGGTAGGGGTGCGCCGGCTGTTCGCGCCGACCGTCGCCGCCTTTCGCACCGTGCCTTCCTTGGCCTGGGTGCCGTTGCTGCTCTTATGGTTTGGCATCGACGAAACCCCGAAGATCCTGATGGTCGCCATCGGAGCCTTCTTCCCGGTCTATACGACGACGGCGTCGGCGCTCTCCCACGTCGACCCGCAGCTATTGGAAGTGGGACGGGCCTACGGCCGGCGCGGCGCCTCGCTGTTGACCACGGTGATGTTGCCCGCCGCGGCACCGGAATTGGTGAACGGGCTCCGATTGGGACTGGCGAATGCCTGGCTGTTCGTGGTCGCCGCCGAGCTGATCGCGTCCTCGAAGGGCCTCGGCTTCCTGCTGCTCGACAGCCAAAACACCGGCCGCACCGATGTGATGCTGCTGGCCATCGTCTTGCTGGCCGCGTTGGGCAAACTCAGCGACGCGGTCCTGGGGGCCGTCGAGAAACGGCTGGTCCGTCAGCGCAGCTAA
- a CDS encoding aliphatic sulfonate ABC transporter substrate-binding protein, translating into MKVRYLTSISVIAGVIAVSGCGSNSGTTASKDIHLDYAYYSPLSLVVRDQHLLENRGYNVTWVLSAGSNKANEGLRSKALDVGSTAGSAALVARANGSPIKTVDLYAGGEWTALLVAKDSPINSVADLKGKKVAVTKGTDPYFFLLQSLATAGLSPSDIEIVNLQHADGKTALERGNVDAWSGLDPFIAQTIQQSGSRFIYRNPSFNSYGFLNVREDYITAHPEAVQAVVDSYEEARKWAKAHPDQLAALLASQANIALSVAQEELTRTLVDINPVPGDAQRAVLTRVEPIAVADSDIKSDDAGRNALSTLIEPKYIQQAH; encoded by the coding sequence GTGAAAGTTCGTTACCTGACTTCGATTTCGGTGATCGCCGGCGTCATCGCGGTTTCCGGCTGCGGTTCGAACTCCGGCACTACCGCTTCGAAGGACATCCATCTGGATTACGCCTACTACAGCCCGTTGAGTCTGGTAGTGCGCGATCAGCACTTGTTGGAGAACCGCGGCTACAACGTGACGTGGGTGCTTTCGGCGGGGAGCAACAAGGCCAACGAGGGCCTGCGGTCCAAGGCGTTGGACGTCGGATCCACTGCAGGTTCCGCGGCTTTGGTCGCGCGGGCCAACGGGTCGCCGATCAAGACTGTCGACCTTTATGCCGGGGGTGAGTGGACGGCGCTGCTTGTCGCCAAGGACTCGCCGATCAACTCGGTGGCCGACCTGAAGGGCAAGAAGGTCGCCGTCACCAAGGGTACCGACCCGTACTTCTTCCTGTTGCAATCGCTTGCCACGGCGGGGCTTTCGCCGAGCGACATCGAGATCGTCAACTTGCAGCATGCCGACGGCAAGACCGCCTTGGAACGTGGAAACGTCGACGCTTGGTCCGGACTGGACCCGTTCATCGCGCAGACGATCCAGCAGTCGGGCTCCCGTTTCATCTACCGCAACCCGAGCTTCAATTCCTATGGCTTTTTGAACGTTCGGGAGGATTACATCACCGCTCACCCGGAGGCCGTCCAGGCGGTGGTCGATAGTTATGAGGAGGCCCGGAAGTGGGCGAAGGCGCATCCCGATCAACTGGCAGCATTGCTGGCCTCGCAGGCGAACATAGCGCTGAGCGTGGCGCAGGAGGAACTGACTCGGACACTGGTGGACATCAATCCGGTGCCGGGCGACGCGCAACGGGCGGTGCTGACTCGAGTGGAACCGATCGCGGTGGCCGACTCCGATATCAAATCCGACGACGCCGGCCGCAACGCGCTGAGCACGCTGATCGAGCCGAAGTACATTCAGCAAGCCCACTGA
- a CDS encoding ABC transporter ATP-binding protein encodes MSLRGVDRTFGTHTVLHEVDIEIEPGEVVALLGSSGSGKSTLLRLIAGLDSPTGGQIEIDGEAVRGIDPRCAVVFQEPRLLPWRSLAANVEYGLPPGTPRAKGSGAVQHWLDVVGLREFGDHHPRHVSGGMAQRAGLARALARRPRVLLLDEPLAALDALTRLRMQDLLDAVQQEAGTTTVLVTHDVDEAAILADRVLILRADENGGARIAATHEVAIPKPRDRGDPRIAALRLQLLDELGVPRRSSEAKAW; translated from the coding sequence GTGTCTCTTCGTGGCGTCGACCGCACGTTCGGAACGCACACCGTGCTCCACGAAGTCGACATCGAAATCGAGCCCGGTGAGGTGGTCGCGTTGCTCGGGTCGTCGGGCAGCGGAAAGTCGACACTGTTGCGGCTCATCGCCGGCTTGGACAGTCCGACCGGGGGACAGATCGAGATCGACGGCGAGGCCGTCCGCGGAATCGACCCACGCTGTGCGGTGGTGTTCCAGGAGCCCCGTTTGCTGCCCTGGCGATCCCTGGCCGCAAACGTGGAGTATGGCCTGCCGCCCGGCACGCCAAGGGCCAAAGGCTCTGGCGCAGTGCAACACTGGCTCGACGTCGTTGGGTTGCGCGAATTCGGTGACCATCATCCGCGGCACGTGTCCGGTGGTATGGCGCAGCGCGCGGGCCTCGCGCGCGCCCTGGCGCGGCGCCCACGCGTCCTGTTGCTGGACGAGCCACTCGCGGCCCTCGACGCGCTGACCCGATTGCGGATGCAGGACTTGCTGGATGCCGTGCAGCAAGAGGCCGGCACCACAACGGTGTTGGTCACGCACGACGTGGACGAGGCAGCGATCCTCGCCGACCGAGTGCTGATTCTGCGCGCAGATGAAAACGGCGGCGCCCGTATTGCCGCGACACACGAAGTCGCGATTCCCAAACCACGTGATCGTGGGGATCCGCGTATCGCCGCGTTGCGGCTGCAGTTATTGGACGAGCTCGGTGTACCCCGGCGTAGCAGTGAGGCAAAAGCATGGTGA
- a CDS encoding MFS transporter produces MCRANVAVAGRERPAPVQPQERDARGVSEGSQLLFAAVLAVLLATGWAANHFAGLIPALSDHQHLNRTTLDAIFGIYAVGLLPGLLIGGRLSDVLGRQSVAWAGSITALVGTVAMLLSQHSTVLLGGRLVVGAGVGLVVSSCTAWASDMKGPAGAAVAGAVLTAGFAVGPFASGVIASAGQSGLWESFGIAAALVVLATVVAVVAAQRADVTASIPTPSREQTMSARPDIARALSWALPLSPWVYSSATLAFVTIPTHVHTGLAAPMAAGTAALIANGVSGITQLIARARRWGPHTGTVGAVLAALGYAVAAAAPSTMPLGVGLSLLVVLGCASGLLLREGLIDLEAAAPQRLRGALTGTFYTVSYIGFGLPMLLSTIGSAQASATILAVMAALALTTAAARAVRLRRNSHRQSEFRTERSPGALQR; encoded by the coding sequence GTGTGCAGGGCGAATGTGGCAGTGGCCGGCCGGGAACGTCCGGCGCCGGTGCAACCGCAGGAACGTGACGCACGTGGTGTATCCGAGGGATCTCAACTGCTATTCGCCGCGGTGTTGGCCGTCCTGCTCGCGACCGGTTGGGCGGCCAACCACTTCGCCGGGCTGATCCCCGCGCTCAGCGATCACCAGCACCTCAACCGGACCACGCTCGACGCGATCTTCGGGATCTACGCGGTGGGACTGCTGCCCGGCCTGCTCATCGGCGGTCGGCTGTCGGACGTGCTGGGTCGGCAGTCGGTGGCCTGGGCGGGGTCGATCACCGCGCTAGTCGGCACTGTCGCAATGTTGCTGTCGCAGCATTCCACTGTGTTGCTCGGGGGCCGGTTGGTGGTCGGGGCCGGTGTCGGGTTGGTGGTCAGCTCCTGCACCGCATGGGCTTCGGACATGAAGGGGCCGGCCGGCGCCGCCGTCGCCGGCGCCGTCCTGACCGCCGGTTTCGCGGTCGGCCCGTTCGCATCCGGCGTGATCGCCTCGGCGGGGCAATCCGGGCTTTGGGAGTCGTTCGGAATCGCCGCCGCACTTGTCGTGCTGGCGACCGTCGTCGCCGTGGTGGCGGCCCAGCGCGCGGACGTGACCGCCTCGATACCCACGCCCAGCCGCGAGCAGACGATGTCGGCACGCCCCGACATCGCGCGGGCGTTGAGTTGGGCACTGCCACTGTCCCCGTGGGTGTACTCCTCGGCGACTCTTGCCTTCGTCACGATCCCTACCCACGTGCACACCGGGCTCGCGGCCCCGATGGCCGCGGGGACCGCGGCGCTGATTGCCAACGGCGTCAGCGGGATTACTCAATTGATCGCCCGCGCGCGTCGGTGGGGCCCACACACCGGCACCGTTGGCGCCGTGCTGGCCGCACTCGGCTACGCGGTAGCCGCGGCGGCGCCGTCGACCATGCCATTGGGCGTGGGCTTGTCGCTACTGGTGGTTCTCGGTTGCGCGTCCGGCCTGCTGCTCCGCGAAGGCTTGATCGACCTGGAAGCCGCGGCGCCGCAACGCTTGCGCGGCGCCCTCACCGGAACTTTCTACACGGTGAGTTACATCGGCTTCGGCCTGCCGATGCTGTTGAGCACCATCGGGTCTGCGCAGGCCTCGGCGACGATACTCGCAGTGATGGCGGCGCTGGCGCTGACGACCGCCGCAGCCCGGGCGGTGCGGCTACGGCGAAATAGCCACCGGCAAAGCGAGTTCCGCACTGAGCGATCGCCAGGCGCGCTACAGCGCTAG
- a CDS encoding alpha/beta hydrolase, with translation MTTYAFDPEIAAVVPLLPDLPGDDPLAIRAALSEMIAQFPAPDTTGVQIEDRQIPGRDGDPAVAIRIYRPEQRSAPAAVYNVHGGGFIAGDLETEHAFNVTMARDLGIVVVSVDYRLAPETPFPGGLEDVYAGLVWTAANADELGIDPQRIAIQGTSAGGGLCAALALLARDRGGPHIEFQFLSVPELDDRLITASMTDFTDTPLWSRPRAVVSWDCYLGAGRAGADDVPIYAAPARATDLAGLPPAYVSVMHFDPLRDEGVAYALAMLAAGVSVELHLFPGTFHGSMLIQDAAISKREEAEKIAVLRQALAL, from the coding sequence ATGACGACCTATGCGTTCGACCCGGAAATCGCTGCGGTGGTTCCACTTCTGCCCGACCTGCCGGGTGACGATCCGTTAGCCATCCGGGCGGCGTTGTCGGAGATGATCGCTCAGTTTCCGGCGCCGGACACCACCGGAGTGCAGATCGAGGACCGCCAAATCCCGGGCCGTGACGGCGATCCTGCGGTAGCTATCCGGATTTACCGGCCCGAACAGCGCAGCGCCCCGGCCGCGGTCTACAACGTGCACGGGGGCGGGTTCATCGCCGGTGACCTCGAAACCGAACACGCCTTTAACGTCACCATGGCCCGTGATCTCGGCATCGTCGTAGTGTCCGTCGACTACCGGCTCGCGCCGGAAACACCGTTCCCGGGCGGGCTGGAGGACGTGTACGCCGGGTTGGTCTGGACCGCGGCGAACGCGGACGAATTGGGCATCGACCCGCAACGCATCGCCATTCAGGGCACCAGCGCCGGTGGTGGACTGTGTGCGGCGCTGGCGCTGCTGGCTCGCGACCGCGGCGGACCGCACATCGAGTTCCAGTTTCTTTCGGTGCCCGAACTCGATGACCGACTCATCACGGCAAGCATGACCGACTTCACCGATACCCCACTGTGGAGTCGGCCCCGAGCGGTCGTCAGCTGGGACTGCTACCTGGGCGCCGGTCGTGCCGGTGCCGACGACGTACCGATCTACGCAGCACCGGCGCGTGCCACCGATTTGGCGGGCCTGCCGCCTGCATACGTCTCGGTCATGCACTTCGACCCGCTCCGCGACGAAGGCGTCGCCTACGCGCTGGCCATGCTTGCCGCGGGAGTAAGCGTCGAATTACATTTGTTCCCAGGGACTTTCCACGGCTCAATGCTGATCCAAGATGCGGCGATCTCGAAACGTGAAGAGGCGGAGAAGATCGCGGTGTTGCGCCAAGCGCTAGCGCTGTAG
- a CDS encoding LLM class flavin-dependent oxidoreductase, whose amino-acid sequence MKFLLITLITHVPDPVTGEKKSPADRLRDVLDKAVLAEELGFDGFAVGERHEDPFISSSPPVVLSNIAARTSKIGLFTGVTTLSLLDPVRAFEDYSTLDNLSGGRLELIIGKGNGAAQAELFHVTAEDQWDRNREGYELFRQLWDSETVTWSGRFRPPLVNAKALPRPLQQRIRIWHGSATSKDSVDLAARHGDPVFSANVINPIEPYAELIRHYRQRWEFYGHRPEDALVGAGTAGFYVTPTSQEAVATYRPMFEARLAFARRAGMPVAFESIEDFVERSSALVGSPEQIIDKVGRYHDQLGHEVMHLSADADGVTPAQQRRSLELFQSEVAPVLRARIPSRPLIAELTTKDVVR is encoded by the coding sequence ATGAAGTTCCTGCTGATAACGCTGATCACGCATGTACCGGATCCGGTTACGGGCGAGAAGAAGAGCCCGGCCGATCGGTTGCGCGACGTCCTCGACAAGGCGGTACTCGCCGAGGAACTGGGTTTCGACGGCTTTGCGGTGGGCGAGCGCCACGAGGACCCGTTCATCTCGTCCTCGCCACCGGTGGTGCTGAGCAACATCGCGGCGCGCACCTCGAAGATCGGTCTGTTCACCGGGGTTACGACGCTGAGCCTGCTGGATCCGGTGCGCGCGTTCGAAGACTATTCGACACTGGACAACCTCTCCGGCGGGCGCCTCGAGCTGATCATCGGCAAGGGCAACGGCGCGGCGCAGGCCGAGTTGTTCCACGTGACGGCCGAGGACCAATGGGATCGCAACCGCGAAGGCTACGAGCTTTTTCGTCAGCTGTGGGACAGCGAGACCGTGACGTGGTCCGGCCGGTTCCGCCCGCCACTGGTCAACGCCAAGGCACTTCCGCGGCCGCTGCAGCAACGGATTCGGATCTGGCATGGCAGCGCAACGAGTAAGGATTCCGTCGACCTCGCGGCCCGGCACGGCGATCCGGTCTTCTCCGCCAATGTCATCAATCCGATTGAGCCCTACGCCGAGTTGATACGCCACTACCGGCAGCGGTGGGAGTTTTACGGCCACCGCCCCGAGGACGCCCTGGTCGGTGCCGGGACCGCCGGCTTCTACGTCACTCCGACGTCACAGGAAGCTGTCGCCACCTACCGGCCCATGTTCGAAGCACGTCTGGCGTTCGCCCGCCGCGCCGGAATGCCGGTGGCGTTCGAGTCGATCGAAGATTTCGTCGAGCGAAGCTCGGCATTGGTGGGTAGCCCCGAGCAGATCATCGACAAGGTGGGTCGCTATCACGACCAGCTCGGTCACGAGGTGATGCACCTGTCCGCCGATGCCGATGGCGTGACGCCCGCCCAGCAGCGTCGTAGCCTCGAGCTATTTCAGTCCGAGGTCGCTCCCGTTCTGCGCGCACGCATTCCGAGTCGACCGCTGATCGCTGAGTTGACGACCAAAGACGTTGTCAGGTAA
- a CDS encoding NUDIX hydrolase, giving the protein MTISYDEALRERIREHLAGHDRRVVTDPTKRHAAVAVVLVDSEVGEDRVDPVSVEEWNAGRPMPASDLDGRMVDVSGGAAFLLCRRASRLTSHAAQWALPGGRLDAGETAVDAALRELREEVRIALPDSTVLGLLDDYPTRSGYVITPVVIWGGGRLDPDPAPDEVVAVYRVGLHELQRDDSPRFITIKESPRPVVQIPLGNDLIHAPTGAVLLQLRWLCLEGRHDPVDQLEQPVFAWK; this is encoded by the coding sequence GTGACGATCTCCTATGACGAGGCGCTCCGGGAACGAATCCGGGAGCATTTGGCGGGCCACGACCGTCGCGTGGTGACCGATCCGACCAAGCGGCACGCCGCCGTCGCGGTGGTGCTGGTTGATTCCGAGGTCGGGGAGGACCGGGTCGATCCGGTGTCGGTGGAGGAATGGAATGCCGGTCGCCCGATGCCGGCCTCCGATCTTGATGGCCGTATGGTCGACGTGTCCGGCGGCGCCGCATTTCTACTGTGCCGCAGGGCGTCTCGGCTCACTTCGCATGCGGCGCAGTGGGCCCTGCCGGGTGGTCGCCTCGACGCGGGTGAGACGGCTGTGGACGCGGCATTGCGGGAACTGCGCGAGGAGGTGCGGATCGCACTGCCCGACTCGACGGTGTTGGGCCTGCTCGACGACTATCCGACCCGATCCGGATATGTCATCACGCCGGTGGTGATCTGGGGAGGCGGACGACTCGATCCCGATCCGGCCCCCGACGAGGTCGTGGCCGTGTATCGAGTGGGGCTCCACGAACTGCAACGCGACGACTCGCCTCGGTTCATCACCATCAAAGAGAGCCCTCGGCCGGTCGTGCAGATCCCGCTGGGCAATGACCTCATCCACGCACCGACCGGTGCGGTGTTGTTGCAGCTGCGGTGGCTGTGCCTGGAAGGACGCCACGATCCGGTCGACCAGCTCGAGCAACCGGTGTTTGCGTGGAAGTAG
- a CDS encoding MFS transporter: protein MSAAAFLASLDLFIVNIAFPDIRRAFHTADLGAMSWILNGYTLVFAAFLNPAGRLGDRYGHRRIFLCGLVVFAVGSAACGLAGSFVVLVVCRVVQAFGAAMLMPSSLALLMAAVPASRRAVAVSTWSSVAAMAAALGPPIGGVLVELSWRWIFFVNLPVALLALAAGPYVLARTSATGVGMPDLFGALSLVLGVGALVWVLIELPVAGSSATLLVLAIVGAAGALALAIWRSLRHPTPVLDLAAVRVVPMWSSCLALLLFAAAFGAMVLGSVMLLTTVWGKTPAAAGWYLSLSPAIVVIVSLTLAGRLIGKFGVGAVAATGALLYTVGIGVWLYRVGSEAHYVADFLPGQLFTGAGIGLVMPSLSAVSGLALPAHRWGAGSALTNTARQLGTVLGTAVLTMIYQPGIDLAAVRRGWAFIAAAAIAAAFIAAGLALWWKTEGTASTASADIADRDRSAQELGTCNG, encoded by the coding sequence GTGTCGGCCGCAGCGTTTCTGGCCAGCCTGGACCTGTTCATCGTCAACATCGCCTTCCCTGATATCCGTCGGGCCTTCCACACCGCCGATCTCGGCGCGATGTCGTGGATTCTCAACGGCTACACCCTGGTCTTCGCGGCGTTCCTGAATCCCGCCGGTCGACTCGGTGACCGATACGGGCATCGACGAATCTTCCTGTGCGGCTTGGTGGTATTCGCTGTCGGATCCGCCGCGTGCGGGCTGGCCGGATCTTTCGTCGTGTTGGTGGTGTGCCGCGTGGTTCAGGCATTCGGCGCCGCGATGTTGATGCCGAGTTCGCTCGCGCTGCTCATGGCCGCGGTGCCCGCATCCCGGCGCGCCGTCGCAGTCAGCACCTGGTCGTCAGTGGCCGCCATGGCCGCCGCGCTGGGACCACCGATCGGCGGTGTGCTGGTCGAATTGTCCTGGCGTTGGATCTTTTTCGTGAACCTGCCGGTTGCACTGTTGGCCCTCGCCGCCGGCCCCTACGTCCTCGCCAGAACAAGTGCCACGGGGGTCGGGATGCCGGATCTGTTCGGCGCGCTAAGTCTGGTGCTGGGCGTGGGTGCGCTGGTGTGGGTGCTGATCGAACTGCCCGTCGCCGGTTCGAGCGCCACCCTGCTCGTGCTCGCGATCGTTGGCGCCGCAGGCGCATTGGCGCTGGCGATTTGGCGATCGCTGCGTCATCCGACGCCGGTATTGGATTTGGCCGCCGTGCGAGTCGTGCCGATGTGGTCCAGTTGTCTGGCGCTTTTACTGTTCGCCGCGGCGTTCGGCGCGATGGTGCTCGGCAGCGTCATGCTGCTAACCACCGTATGGGGCAAGACGCCCGCCGCCGCCGGCTGGTATTTGTCACTCAGTCCGGCAATCGTGGTAATTGTCTCGCTGACTTTGGCCGGTCGGCTGATCGGCAAATTCGGTGTCGGCGCGGTCGCCGCAACCGGGGCGCTGCTCTACACCGTCGGCATCGGCGTCTGGCTGTACCGGGTGGGTTCCGAGGCCCACTACGTCGCGGATTTCCTTCCGGGCCAGCTATTTACCGGCGCGGGGATCGGACTGGTCATGCCCAGCCTCTCTGCGGTCAGCGGGCTCGCGCTTCCGGCACACCGATGGGGCGCCGGTTCGGCACTGACGAATACGGCCCGGCAGCTGGGCACGGTGCTTGGCACCGCCGTTCTGACGATGATCTACCAACCCGGCATCGACCTGGCCGCCGTCCGGCGCGGTTGGGCGTTTATCGCCGCGGCCGCGATCGCCGCCGCATTCATCGCCGCGGGACTGGCACTCTGGTGGAAGACCGAAGGCACCGCGTCGACTGCGTCTGCCGACATCGCAGACCGTGACCGTAGCGCGCAGGAGCTGGGCACGTGCAATGGCTGA
- a CDS encoding TIGR03854 family LLM class F420-dependent oxidoreductase translates to MKVRFGVGLGADSTPDQLAGIVDHLENSGVDSLWFSELVYAPTVDPVVGMAYALARTTRLKVGTSVAVLPGRHPVLVAKQLASLAAIAPKRVLPVFGLRSAIPAERELFAVPDGERAAVFDESLRVLRAALADDSASYHGHYFTVSGAVITPKPAPPLDIWLGGSAPAAFRRIGTLADGWLGSFLTPDEARAGREAIERAAEQAGRHIEPDHFGISLGVADGELSPELVAAARRRRPDVDPGDLIAAGWDQLHRQLDGYLDAGLTKFVIRPAGQGPVDGFVDRFVAELAGRQN, encoded by the coding sequence GTGAAGGTTCGCTTTGGGGTCGGACTCGGTGCGGACAGCACACCCGATCAGCTCGCCGGCATTGTCGACCATTTGGAGAACAGCGGGGTCGACTCGCTGTGGTTCTCCGAGCTGGTTTACGCCCCGACGGTGGATCCGGTGGTCGGGATGGCCTATGCACTCGCCCGGACGACCCGGTTGAAGGTGGGCACATCGGTGGCGGTGCTGCCGGGGCGCCATCCGGTGCTGGTAGCCAAACAACTGGCGTCGTTGGCTGCGATCGCGCCCAAGCGGGTTCTCCCGGTCTTCGGTTTGCGTTCGGCGATACCGGCCGAGCGCGAGCTCTTCGCGGTCCCGGACGGCGAGCGCGCAGCGGTGTTCGATGAGTCGTTGCGGGTGCTGCGGGCCGCGCTGGCCGACGATTCAGCCAGCTATCACGGCCACTACTTCACGGTCAGCGGAGCGGTGATCACACCGAAACCGGCTCCGCCACTAGATATTTGGCTGGGCGGTTCGGCCCCGGCGGCGTTTCGCCGCATCGGTACCTTGGCGGATGGCTGGTTGGGCAGCTTCCTCACCCCGGACGAGGCGCGGGCTGGGCGCGAGGCGATCGAGCGGGCCGCGGAGCAGGCCGGCCGGCACATCGAGCCCGACCACTTCGGCATTTCGTTGGGCGTAGCCGATGGCGAGTTGTCGCCAGAGCTGGTCGCAGCGGCCCGCCGGCGTCGTCCCGACGTCGATCCCGGTGACCTGATCGCCGCGGGCTGGGATCAGCTGCACCGGCAACTCGACGGCTATCTGGATGCCGGACTGACGAAATTCGTCATACGGCCGGCCGGTCAAGGGCCGGTGGATGGTTTCGTCGATCGTTTCGTCGCCGAGCTGGCCGGCCGGCAGAACTGA
- a CDS encoding nuclear transport factor 2 family protein, producing MTDSDVVAITQLVNLYGLAVDSQRWQLFDRIFAADVDADYGPTSRWMDREQFKYEFAAFHDPFDSTQHTMSTHVVHVDGDRAHSFCNGGWRLVRKAVDGIPLWDGSGWYDDALVRTPDGWRITHRVCRITWWTGNPFVNETIPGVTFDLATTVLRREADAGRVGILSAVLK from the coding sequence ATGACCGATAGCGACGTGGTGGCGATCACCCAATTGGTAAACCTCTACGGGTTGGCGGTCGATTCCCAGCGATGGCAACTGTTCGACCGGATCTTCGCCGCGGATGTGGATGCCGACTACGGCCCGACGTCGCGCTGGATGGATCGCGAGCAGTTCAAGTACGAGTTCGCCGCGTTCCACGATCCTTTCGATTCCACCCAACACACGATGTCCACGCACGTCGTCCACGTCGACGGCGACCGCGCGCACAGCTTCTGCAACGGCGGCTGGCGCCTGGTGCGCAAGGCCGTCGACGGCATCCCGCTCTGGGACGGCAGTGGCTGGTACGACGACGCGTTGGTGCGCACTCCCGACGGCTGGCGGATCACTCACCGGGTATGCCGCATCACCTGGTGGACCGGCAACCCGTTCGTGAACGAGACGATTCCCGGCGTGACGTTCGACCTGGCCACCACCGTGCTGCGCCGCGAAGCCGACGCCGGACGCGTCGGAATCCTCAGTGCGGTCCTGAAGTAA
- a CDS encoding nuclear transport factor 2 family protein, whose protein sequence is MHPFRKAVEDRDEAAIQALLADNVVFTSPVAFKPYVGKPITAAILRGVLRIFEDFRYVREIEGADGRDHALIFETGIVGAPAVKVTGCDFLHFDEDGLIDQFMVMVRPLSGATALSEAMGAQFERIQQEAVELAEKFATA, encoded by the coding sequence ATGCATCCGTTCCGCAAGGCGGTCGAGGACCGCGACGAGGCAGCCATCCAGGCTTTGCTGGCCGACAACGTCGTATTCACCAGCCCGGTGGCGTTCAAGCCATATGTCGGCAAGCCGATCACCGCGGCAATTCTGCGGGGCGTGCTGCGGATCTTCGAGGACTTCCGTTACGTCCGTGAGATCGAGGGCGCCGACGGTCGCGACCATGCACTCATCTTCGAGACCGGGATTGTGGGAGCGCCCGCCGTGAAGGTCACCGGATGCGACTTCCTGCATTTCGACGAGGACGGCCTGATCGACCAGTTCATGGTCATGGTGCGCCCACTGTCGGGGGCGACGGCGCTGTCCGAAGCGATGGGTGCTCAGTTCGAAAGGATCCAGCAGGAGGCTGTCGAACTGGCCGAGAAGTTCGCCACCGCCTGA